The Populus trichocarpa isolate Nisqually-1 chromosome 2, P.trichocarpa_v4.1, whole genome shotgun sequence genome has a window encoding:
- the LOC7453910 gene encoding phosphatidylglycerophosphate phosphatase PTPMT2, giving the protein MYIEEIKEGDQDENSCRNVVVLDAKKVLVGAGARALFYPTLLYNVLRNKIESEFHWWDRVDQFILLGAVPFPTDVRRLKKLGVSGVVTLNESYETLVPTSLYHAHDIDHLVIPTRDYLFAPSFTDICQAVDFIHENASLGKTTYVHCKAGRGRSTTIVLCYLVEHRHMLPKAAYEHVRSIRPRVLLVSSQWQAVQDYYLLKVKKTSVPGCTVTQKALDLPTRGDEKQDTASFDDGSAVLVTESELDGYDASCDSGLVGNDMLAEHGLACKVQFASRAAISRLSCLWLGCHPDQKSSMKKPGSSIGGNQLSSIAADIQAY; this is encoded by the exons ATGTATATTGAGGAAATAAAGGAAGGAGATCAGGATGAGAATTCATGTAGAAACGTTGTCGTTTTGGATGCAAAGAAAGTTTTGGTAGGAGCTGGAGCTCGTGCTCTGTTTTACCCTACTCTGTTGTACAAtgttttgagaaataaaattgaatccgAGTTTCATTGGTGGGACAGAGTCGATCAG tttatatTGTTGGGAGCTGTTCCGTTTCCGACGGATGTTCGACGATTGAAGAAACTCGGGGTGTCTGGTGTGGTTACACTGAATGAATCATACGAGACTTTGGTTCCCACATCACTATATCAT gctCATGATATAGATCATTTGGTCATTCCGACGAGAGACTATCTGTTTGCCCCTTCATTTACTGATATATGCCAAGCTGTAGACTTCATACACG AAAATGCCTCTCTTGGGAAGACAACATATGTTCACTGCAAGGCTGGTAGGGGGCGCAGTACAACCATTGTTCTCTGTTACCTA GTGGAACACAGGCATATGTTGCCCAAGGCTGCATACGAGCATGTAAGATCTATCAGGCCCAGGGTACTTTTGGTCTCTTCGCAGTGGCAG GCTGTTCAAGACTACTATCTTCTCAAGGTGAAAAAAACTAGTGTCCCTGGCTGTACGGTAACTCAAAAAGCTTTAGATCTTCCGACCAGAGGGGACGAGAAACAGGACACGGCATCCTTTGATGATGGATCTGCTGTGTTGGTAACAGAATCTGAACTTGATGGATATGATGCTAGCTGTGACTCGGGTTTAGTGGGTAATGATATGTTGGCAGAGCATGGCCTGGCTTGTAAGGTTCAGTTTGCTAGCCGGGCAGCTATTTCCAGACTTTCATGCTTGTGGCTTGGGTGCCACCCTGACCAGAAATCTTCAATGAAGAAGCCAGGAAGCTCCATCGGGGGTAATCAGTTGAGTAGCATCGCTGCAGACATCCAGGCTTATTGA
- the LOC7483792 gene encoding uncharacterized protein LOC7483792: protein MADPVSHSKPPSPLKGLDNSKPITRTNKSSSFTSHILCKSLFFVLFLFLIPLFPSQAPDFISLSTILTKFWGLAHLLFIGLAVCYVLFRCRNVEDFDSEPPPQYSDDSQSSYVSRIFHVSPISYDGSENLSGFHDKHVYQNWNSQYYSGESMVNGTNGHELNKTESQYCRDDESMVDDTNGNEQNKGGSLNAENDFENSFENGDSDVIQARNSQYFQSESMVVGSQPNYSLDEYGNLGQVNGYRPLGLPIRSLNSRIRVLDSSLFSNENESGTSFSASGSTDGSGRSANENDFGDMPPTNLEESFNETVALPSEIPWHPRSERKEIREKVGSFAGDSSHLRPLSVDETQFESLKSQLESLKTKSFRSTTSLSVQRGPGPQHLGPSHFRPLSVDETQIESQSFRSTTSFASQGSSASYSPTTLSPSHSISSELPNSETEELGKNKSYRASYPPSSQSLATRKADAPLNAFHLRRYSGGSLFPKDSRRSLKDELKDLRGKRNEHTVGSGETGQGSLRSDQKPAVPVKTSSLKGQFIRTIKASGYAAETIKAKEAGRKHIDEKVGKICDEAQTVNVGKNEMKRGPDSILLGSDKKNSDTHHHMPKPTLSKYMKKEKEIFSESLTVESTKDSESGTDNSRVSSDEHSAPATNIDAGDYSSEVDKKAGEFIAKFREQIRLQKVASIQRSKGKRLNGTYVR, encoded by the exons ATGGCAGATCCTGTCTCACATTCCAAGCCCCCTTCGCCACTCAAGGGGCTTGACAACTCAAAACCCATCACCAGAACCAATAAGTCATCATCTTTCACTAGTCACATACTCTGTAAGTCTCTCTTTTTtgtgctctttctttttcttattccaCTATTTCCTTCACAAGCTCCTGACTTTATCAGCCTGTCTACTATTCTCACCAAATTTTGGGGCCTTGCACACCTTCTTTTCATAGGCCTTGCTGTTTGTTATGTCTTGTTTAGGTGTAGAAATGTTGAAGATTTTGACTCCGAACCACCTCCCCAGTATTCTGATGATTCACAATCATCTTATGTGTCTAGGATTTTTCACGTTTCTCCAATTTCTTATGATGGGTCTGAAAATTTGTCTGGGTTTCATGACAAACATGTGTACCAAAATTGGAATTCACAGTATTATAGTGGTGAGTCTATGGTTAATGGCACTAATGGCCATGAACTGAACAAAACTGAATCGCAGTACTGTAGGGATGATGAGTCTATGGTTGATGATACTAACGGTAATGAACAAAACAAGGGTGGATCTTTAAATGCTGAAAATGACTTTGAAAATTCATTTGAGAATGGTGATAGCGATGTGATTCAAGCTCGGAATTCTCAGTATTTTCAGAGTGAATCGATGGTTGTAGGGTCTCAACCGAACTATTCACTTGATGAATATGGTAATCTAGGACAAGTAAATGGTTACAGGCCACTAGGGTTGCCAATTAGGAGTTTAAATTCGAGGATTAGGGTTCTGGATAGCTCTCTATTTAGTAATGAAAACGAGTCCGGTACAAGCTTCTCGGCCTCAGGCTCCACTGATGGTTCTGGAAGGAGTGCAAACGAGAATGATTTTGGTGATATGCCTCCTACGAACTTGGAGGAGAGTTTTAATGAAACTGTAGCCTTACCTTCCGAAATCCCATGGCATCCGAGATCTGAGAGGAAGGAAATTAGAGAGAAAGTAGGTTCTTTTGCTGGAGATTCTTCGCATCTTAGGCCTCTCTCAGTCGATGAAACACAGTTCGAGTCTCTCAAATCACAGTTAGAGTCTCTCAAAACAAAGTCTTTCAGGTCCACAACATCTTTGTCAGTTCAAAGGGGTCCAGGTCCACAACATCTTGGTCCTTCACATTTTAGACCTCTCTCAGTTGATGAAACTCAAATCGAGTCACAATCTTTCAGGTCCACGACATCTTTTGCATCCCAAGGGAGCTCAGCCTCGTATTCACCAACCACTCTCTCACCCTCACATTCTATTTCTTCTGAATTGCCAAATTCTGAAACCGAAGAATTAGGGAAAAACAAGAGTTATCGTGCATCTTATCCTCCTTCTTCTCAATCACTAGCAACCAGGAAGGCGGATGCTCCACTGAATGCATTTCATTTGAGGAGATACAGTGGTGGGTCTTTGTTCCCAAAGGATTCACGGAGAAGCTTAAAGGATGAGTTGAAAGATTTGAGAGGGAAAAGGAATGAGCATACAGTGGGTAGTGGGGAGACCGGGCAGGGTTCTTTGAGATCAGATCAGAAACCTGCAGTACCTGTTAAAACTTCATCACTAAAGGGACAATTTATTAGGACTATTAAAGCTAGTGGATATGCTGCAGAGACAATAAAAGCTAAGGAGGCAGGTAGAAAACACATTGATGAGAAGGTTGGAAAAATTTGCGATGAAGCTCAAACAGTAAACGTGGGaaagaatgaaatgaaaagaggaCCTGATAGTATCTTACTTGGCTCTGATAAAAAGAACTCGGATACTCATCATCATATGCCAAAGCCAACCCTTTCAAAGTATatgaagaaggaaaaggaaatattTTCAGAAAGTCTTACCGTGGAGTCCACAAAAGACTCAGAAAGTGGGACTGATAATTCTCGAGTGAGTTCAGATGAACATTCTGCGCCTGCCACTAACATTGATGCAGGAGATTACTCTAGCGAGGTTGATAAGAAAGCTGGTGAGTTCATAGCCAAGTTCAGGGAGCAGATTAGGCTTCAGAAAGTTGCATCTATTCAGAGATCAAAGGGAAAGCGCTTGAATGGTACTTATGTTAG GTGA